In Topomyia yanbarensis strain Yona2022 chromosome 2, ASM3024719v1, whole genome shotgun sequence, one DNA window encodes the following:
- the LOC131679746 gene encoding uncharacterized protein LOC131679746, giving the protein MDTESPNNNWCRKEPQPKKMAIIPVGYTPNTLSHEQLNATRCALINSIMEKSSNNTRDKFRKCTYKQGYLEIACVDKDTTKWLQDAIAAIKPWEGASLEAVEASQIPKQALYIGYFPDSIERSDGSILRLVQNQNENFCTEWWRVVNRTTVLKTVDEASMKLITSQHNQLNYVFGKA; this is encoded by the coding sequence ATGGACACGGAGTCGCCGAACAATAATTGGTGCAGGAAGGAACCGCAACCGAAAAAGATGGCCATCATCCCGGTTGGGTACACTCCGAATACCCTCAGCCATGAACAGCTGAATGCTACTCGATGCGCGCTGATCAATAGCATCATGGAGAAGAGCTCAAACAATACGAGAGACAAGTTTAGGAAGTGCACCTACAAACAAGGGTATCTTGAAATCGCCTGTGTAGACAAAGATACAACTAAGTGGCTGCAGGATGCCATAGCTGCGATCAAGCCGTGGGAAGGCGCTTCATTGGAAGCCGTTGAAGCGTCGCAGATTCCAAAACAAGCGCTTTACATCGGGTATTTCCCCGACAGCATCGAAAGGTCCGATGGGAGCATCCTCCGCCTGGTGCAGAATCAGAACGAAAATTTCTGCACAGAATGGTGGAGGGTCGTGAATAGAACTACGGTCCTCAAAACGGTAGATGAGGCTTCAATGAAACTGATAACCTCCCAACACAACCAGCTGAACTACGTATTCGGAAAGGCTTGA